A window of Aliarcobacter trophiarum LMG 25534 contains these coding sequences:
- a CDS encoding flagellar basal body L-ring protein FlgH: MKNILFLFILSLLFTSCGTLTDPKIDFTKPPQQVTKEPPVVRKNKGSLYSVQGTSLFADKKDLQVGDIIQIVISEGLTQKSDNKRELTSDRKNDFGGGAFASIGGNPLNSTVSNVTDKANSVLGVNFNTQSHDSDKGKVKTEVKENFDTKISAIIDETYQNGNYFIKGNKEVIIDGQKQEIIITGVIRPYDISSDNSVNSSQIANLKMLYKKDGAEADLMQVPWGTKILRAIWPF, from the coding sequence ATGAAAAATATTTTATTTTTGTTTATACTCTCTTTATTATTCACATCTTGTGGCACTCTAACAGACCCAAAAATTGACTTTACAAAACCACCACAACAAGTAACAAAAGAACCACCAGTTGTAAGAAAAAACAAAGGCTCTTTATATTCAGTTCAAGGAACATCTCTTTTTGCAGATAAAAAAGATTTACAAGTTGGGGATATAATACAAATAGTAATTAGTGAAGGTCTTACTCAAAAAAGTGATAATAAAAGAGAACTAACAAGCGATAGAAAAAATGATTTTGGCGGTGGAGCTTTTGCATCTATAGGTGGTAATCCTCTAAATAGCACAGTTAGTAATGTAACTGATAAAGCAAACTCTGTACTTGGTGTAAACTTTAATACTCAAAGCCATGATAGTGATAAAGGAAAAGTAAAAACTGAAGTAAAAGAGAACTTTGATACAAAAATTTCAGCAATTATAGATGAAACTTACCAAAATGGGAACTATTTTATAAAAGGGAATAAAGAGGTTATTATTGATGGACAAAAGCAAGAGATTATAATAACAGGAGTTATAAGACCTTATGATATTAGCTCTGATAATTCAGTCAACTCTTCGCAAATTGCAAACCTTAAAATGCTTTACAAAAAAGATGGTGCTGAAGCTGATTTAATGCAAGTTCCATGGGGTACAAAAATTTTAAGAGCAATATGGCCATTTTAA
- a CDS encoding flagellar basal body-associated FliL family protein, translating into MAEDTEVVKKSSDGKGLLIVLLVLIIILIMAVAGGTYFLLNKISSSNQNSSGNTEEVVKSTPSLSNAEAKFKADVNELVLNLTDSKGREKIMKLSFSIRSSDPTIDKIVQDYLAEITDVVITQISSRSSEELLTVGGKNLLKDELIGEINNVINFVTKTNSNVVSNILFTTFVIK; encoded by the coding sequence ATGGCAGAAGATACTGAAGTTGTAAAAAAATCATCAGATGGAAAAGGCTTACTAATAGTTTTATTAGTGCTTATTATTATTCTTATTATGGCAGTTGCGGGAGGAACATACTTTTTATTAAATAAAATTTCAAGTAGCAACCAAAATTCAAGTGGAAATACAGAAGAAGTTGTAAAATCTACTCCTTCACTTTCTAATGCTGAAGCAAAATTCAAAGCAGATGTAAATGAGCTAGTATTAAATCTTACAGACTCAAAAGGTAGAGAAAAGATTATGAAACTATCTTTCTCTATTAGAAGTAGTGATCCAACAATTGATAAAATTGTACAAGACTACTTAGCAGAAATAACTGATGTTGTGATTACACAAATTAGTTCAAGAAGTTCTGAAGAGTTACTAACTGTTGGTGGGAAAAACCTTTTAAAGGATGAGCTAATAGGGGAAATTAACAATGTAATAAATTTTGTTACAAAAACAAATTCAAATGTTGTTAGCAATATCCTTTTTACAACATTTGTAATAAAATAA
- a CDS encoding flagellar biosynthetic protein FliQ has product MDLLAIAQNTVKIILLIGLPSLLVSMIIGLIISIFSAVTQVNDAALSFVPKMIFVSAFILFTLPWVGEHIETFAIELWNMILIFGN; this is encoded by the coding sequence ATGGATTTACTGGCAATTGCTCAAAACACAGTTAAAATAATTTTATTAATTGGTTTACCATCTCTTTTAGTTAGCATGATTATTGGACTTATCATTTCAATATTTTCTGCTGTTACTCAAGTAAATGATGCTGCACTATCTTTTGTACCAAAGATGATATTTGTTTCAGCATTTATTTTATTTACACTTCCTTGGGTTGGAGAGCATATTGAGACTTTTGCAATTGAGCTATGGAATATGATTTTAATATTTGGTAACTAG
- a CDS encoding flagellar basal body P-ring protein FlgI, with translation MKIFITISLLICSLYSQTIKDISNVIGIRDNQLIGYGLIVGLAGTGDKSKFTMQSLQNLLTNSYIKIPAGSINSKNIAAVMVTADLPPFSRQGDKIKVTISTIGDAKSIDFGELLMTQLKGVDGNVYAVAQGTVVANTNNKTTGFIYDGATVENEIEYELQHEKSIQLSLYKNSARNADLIEKKINETFGQKLAIALDTRTIEVQKPNNMSIVSFISKVENIELDSTFRKKLIIDVNRESIVAGGDIVISPVVIARDSFTIRIDKSGLGEVDWNNPSINKGVDIGDNVRIADKPVVDINNAMINTKKEPTVADLVRSMKVMKVPMSEIIDTLKMIKEMGAIDVDIELRG, from the coding sequence TTGAAAATTTTTATTACTATCTCTTTACTTATTTGTTCTTTATATTCTCAAACTATTAAAGATATTTCAAATGTTATTGGAATACGAGATAACCAGCTTATTGGTTATGGACTAATTGTTGGACTTGCTGGAACTGGTGATAAATCAAAGTTTACAATGCAAAGTTTACAAAATTTGCTTACAAACTCATATATAAAAATTCCTGCTGGTTCAATAAACTCAAAAAATATCGCTGCTGTTATGGTAACAGCTGATTTACCACCTTTTTCAAGACAAGGAGATAAGATAAAAGTTACAATCTCTACAATAGGAGATGCAAAATCTATAGATTTTGGAGAGCTTTTAATGACACAATTAAAGGGAGTTGATGGGAATGTATATGCGGTTGCACAAGGTACAGTTGTAGCGAATACAAATAATAAAACAACAGGATTTATCTATGATGGGGCTACTGTTGAAAATGAGATAGAGTATGAACTACAACATGAAAAATCAATTCAATTAAGTTTATATAAAAACTCTGCAAGAAATGCTGATTTGATAGAGAAAAAAATAAATGAAACATTTGGGCAGAAATTGGCAATTGCACTTGACACTAGAACTATAGAGGTTCAAAAACCAAATAATATGTCAATTGTAAGTTTTATCTCAAAAGTTGAAAATATAGAGTTAGATTCTACATTTAGAAAAAAATTAATAATAGATGTAAATAGAGAGTCTATTGTTGCAGGTGGGGATATTGTTATTTCACCAGTTGTTATAGCAAGGGATAGCTTTACTATTAGAATTGATAAATCAGGACTAGGAGAGGTGGATTGGAATAACCCATCTATAAATAAAGGTGTTGATATTGGTGATAATGTAAGAATTGCAGATAAACCAGTTGTAGATATAAATAATGCTATGATAAATACAAAAAAAGAGCCAACTGTAGCTGATTTGGTTCGTTCTATGAAGGTTATGAAAGTACCTATGAGTGAGATTATTGATACTCTTAAGATGATAAAAGAGATGGGTGCTATTGATGTTGATATTGAGTTAAGGGGATAA
- the fliM gene encoding flagellar motor switch protein FliM: MAEFLSQDEIDALLDIAEQGDDIDGTNPLDKFTAKEKNYSIYDFKKPNRVTLDQLKALTTMHDKMLREFTNDLSSMLRKVVDVKLTSIEQMTYGEFILSIPQVTSLSTLSMKPLDGRIVIECNPTISHKVIADLLGSGAVNTMDNLDRELTEIEIKVLEHFYKMFIKILYKTWSDVSSLNFKIESSDTNANAIQIVSDHDIVLLVVFEITIDEDSGFLSICYPISYIEPLLNKIVDKIFSEGKNKKLSRKQDIKTLISGARMKIEPIMAETEMTALEILNLKEGDVIVFNKNAESSDSIVYINKKEKFSAVCGILNNRKAIEIRSNLDKEKQETLETLRLMREEREQKAKENAENIKKLISERKSSNFSIG, encoded by the coding sequence ATGGCAGAGTTTTTAAGTCAAGATGAGATAGATGCTCTTTTGGATATTGCTGAACAAGGCGATGATATTGATGGTACAAATCCCCTTGATAAATTTACAGCAAAAGAGAAAAACTACTCAATATATGACTTTAAAAAGCCAAATAGAGTAACGTTAGATCAGCTGAAGGCCCTTACAACGATGCATGATAAAATGCTAAGAGAGTTTACAAATGATTTAAGTTCAATGCTTAGAAAAGTTGTAGATGTCAAGTTAACATCTATTGAGCAGATGACTTATGGGGAGTTTATATTATCTATTCCTCAGGTAACTTCACTTAGTACACTATCTATGAAACCACTTGATGGAAGAATAGTAATTGAGTGTAATCCTACAATCTCACACAAAGTAATTGCAGATTTACTAGGAAGTGGTGCAGTTAATACTATGGATAACCTTGATAGAGAATTAACAGAAATAGAGATAAAAGTTCTTGAACACTTTTATAAAATGTTTATTAAAATTTTATATAAGACATGGAGTGATGTTTCTAGCTTAAACTTTAAAATAGAATCAAGTGATACAAATGCAAATGCTATTCAGATAGTTTCAGATCATGATATTGTTCTTTTGGTTGTTTTTGAGATAACAATAGATGAGGATTCAGGATTTTTATCTATTTGTTATCCTATATCTTATATAGAGCCTCTTTTAAATAAAATTGTTGATAAGATTTTTAGTGAAGGTAAAAATAAAAAATTAAGTCGTAAACAAGATATAAAAACTTTAATTTCTGGTGCAAGAATGAAAATAGAACCAATAATGGCAGAGACAGAAATGACCGCTTTAGAGATATTAAATTTAAAAGAGGGAGATGTTATTGTATTTAATAAAAATGCAGAATCTTCTGATAGTATAGTATATATAAATAAAAAAGAGAAGTTTTCGGCTGTTTGTGGGATTTTAAATAATAGAAAAGCTATTGAAATTAGATCAAATCTTGATAAAGAGAAACAAGAAACACTAGAGACTCTTAGACTTATGCGAGAAGAGAGAGAACAAAAAGCAAAAGAGAATGCTGAAAATATAAAGAAGTTAATAAGCGAAAGAAAAAGTTCGAATTTCTCAATAGGCTAA
- the pyrC gene encoding dihydroorotase: protein MVNTFIINQALDMHLHLRDGDMLKLVAPLTSNSFSGALVMPNLVPPITTKEDLLAYKQRIIQASKDDNFIPFMTLFFQNNYTFEFLQSIKDEIIGIKLYPAGITTNSQTGVSSMDIEVLRTTLENMSKLNIPLCIHGETNGFVMDREKEFMPIYESLAINFPNLKIIMEHITTKDAINLLDKYPNLYATVTLHHLLITLDDVAGGMLDPHLFCKPIAKRPEDREALLNAALKAHPKLMFGSDSAPHPKHKKECCGCAAGVFTSPIALQVLVELFEKHNALENLNDFISNNAQKIYGLNLNKKSIKLIKKDFIVPNIYEYKEEKVIPMYAGKTLLWSIDSIEK from the coding sequence ATGGTAAATACATTTATCATAAATCAAGCTTTAGATATGCACTTGCATTTAAGAGATGGGGATATGTTAAAACTTGTAGCTCCACTTACATCAAATAGCTTTAGTGGAGCTTTAGTTATGCCTAACTTAGTTCCTCCAATTACTACAAAAGAGGATTTATTAGCTTACAAACAAAGAATTATACAAGCTAGTAAAGACGATAATTTTATCCCTTTTATGACACTATTTTTTCAAAACAATTACACTTTTGAATTTTTACAAAGTATAAAAGATGAAATTATTGGAATAAAACTATATCCAGCAGGAATTACTACAAACTCTCAAACAGGAGTTTCATCTATGGATATAGAAGTGTTAAGAACTACCTTAGAAAATATGAGCAAACTAAATATTCCACTTTGTATTCACGGAGAGACAAATGGTTTTGTAATGGATAGAGAAAAAGAGTTTATGCCAATTTATGAAAGTTTAGCTATAAATTTTCCAAACTTAAAGATAATTATGGAGCATATAACAACAAAGGATGCAATAAATCTTCTTGATAAATATCCAAATCTTTATGCAACTGTGACTTTACATCACCTTTTAATAACTCTTGATGATGTAGCAGGTGGAATGCTAGATCCTCATCTATTTTGTAAACCTATAGCAAAAAGACCAGAAGATAGAGAGGCTCTTTTAAATGCCGCATTAAAGGCTCATCCAAAACTTATGTTTGGAAGCGACTCAGCTCCGCATCCAAAACATAAAAAAGAGTGTTGCGGATGTGCAGCTGGAGTTTTTACATCACCTATTGCTCTTCAAGTTTTAGTAGAGCTTTTTGAAAAACATAATGCTTTAGAAAACTTAAATGATTTTATATCAAATAATGCACAAAAAATTTATGGTTTAAATCTAAATAAAAAATCTATAAAATTAATAAAAAAAGATTTTATAGTTCCAAATATTTATGAATATAAAGAGGAAAAAGTTATTCCAATGTATGCAGGAAAGACTCTACTTTGGAGTATAGATAGTATTGAAAAATAG
- a CDS encoding P-II family nitrogen regulator — protein MKKIEAIIKPFKFEDVKAALVQIGVAGMTVSDVKGYGRQQGHSELYRGAEYIVDFLPKIKIELIIADEDLDKVIAVIIDSAKTGNIGDGKIFVSSIEKIIRIRTCEQDEEAI, from the coding sequence TTGAAAAAAATAGAGGCTATAATTAAACCATTTAAATTTGAAGATGTAAAAGCTGCTCTAGTGCAAATTGGAGTTGCTGGTATGACTGTATCTGATGTAAAAGGATATGGAAGACAACAAGGACATAGTGAACTTTATAGAGGTGCTGAGTATATTGTTGACTTCTTACCAAAAATAAAAATCGAGTTAATAATTGCAGATGAAGACCTAGATAAAGTAATTGCTGTTATTATTGATTCTGCTAAAACTGGAAATATTGGAGATGGTAAAATATTTGTATCTTCAATTGAAAAGATTATTAGAATAAGAACTTGTGAGCAAGATGAGGAGGCTATTTAA
- a CDS encoding ammonium transporter translates to METMSEMSYIIDTLYVLFAMTLVVFMYPGFAMLEAGIVRTKNVSAVLVINILIFAIASLCFLLIGYSLAFGEGLNDKNINYATVLFQMAFVGKAMNIMSGGISERAKVVPIAIFTLIMATILYPLVVNFTWGSNFLKDTILDISSMHDLAGSTIIHSTGGWALLAALILIGARNGRYTKDGGIRIIPASNIPLVTLGALLLWIGWFGFNGGSVGTIVTKDKANLVSLVILNTNAAGFAGAIAVAIMMYIMYKKFDITMILNGGLGGLVSITAGADLMSIYHAVIIGAIGGVLVVIGVFTFDRFRIDDPVGALSVHLINGIWGTLAVGVFVSNISFFDQVKGVIFVGLFVFPISFILLFILNKLVPIRAKKDDELQGLDVKECGLEAYPEFRRAF, encoded by the coding sequence ATGGAAACAATGTCTGAAATGTCATATATTATTGACACACTCTACGTACTGTTTGCAATGACTTTAGTTGTTTTTATGTATCCAGGCTTTGCTATGCTAGAAGCTGGAATTGTTAGAACAAAAAATGTTAGTGCTGTCTTAGTTATAAATATTCTCATTTTTGCAATTGCATCATTATGTTTTCTACTTATTGGCTATTCTTTAGCATTTGGTGAAGGATTAAACGATAAAAACATAAACTATGCAACTGTTTTATTTCAAATGGCTTTTGTTGGAAAAGCTATGAACATTATGAGTGGTGGTATTAGTGAAAGAGCAAAGGTTGTACCAATAGCTATTTTCACACTTATTATGGCTACAATCCTATATCCATTAGTAGTTAATTTTACTTGGGGATCAAATTTCCTAAAAGATACTATCTTAGATATCTCATCTATGCATGATTTGGCTGGTTCTACAATTATCCACAGCACAGGTGGTTGGGCTTTATTGGCTGCCTTAATATTAATCGGAGCTAGAAATGGAAGATATACTAAAGATGGTGGAATTAGAATTATACCTGCTTCTAATATACCTTTAGTAACTCTTGGTGCTTTACTTTTATGGATTGGTTGGTTTGGTTTTAATGGTGGAAGTGTAGGTACAATAGTAACAAAAGATAAAGCAAATTTAGTATCTTTAGTAATACTAAATACAAATGCTGCTGGTTTTGCAGGCGCAATTGCAGTAGCTATTATGATGTACATAATGTATAAAAAATTTGATATTACAATGATTTTAAATGGCGGTTTAGGTGGTTTAGTTTCTATCACAGCTGGAGCTGATTTGATGAGTATATATCATGCTGTAATTATTGGTGCAATTGGTGGAGTGCTTGTTGTTATTGGTGTCTTTACATTTGATAGATTTAGAATAGATGACCCAGTTGGAGCTTTATCTGTACATTTAATAAATGGAATTTGGGGAACATTAGCAGTTGGTGTTTTTGTTAGTAATATCTCTTTTTTTGACCAAGTAAAAGGAGTTATATTCGTTGGGCTTTTTGTATTTCCTATCTCTTTTATACTATTATTTATATTAAATAAATTAGTACCTATTAGAGCAAAAAAAGATGATGAGTTACAAGGACTAGATGTTAAAGAGTGCGGATTAGAAGCTTATCCAGAGTTTAGACGGGCATTCTAA
- a CDS encoding ankyrin repeat domain-containing protein, with translation MIGLLKSKKYSKDNLIKELLNPLLNIENLNKIYNNSKIDLNSLLIKDEPILLSCCKKDLYSSCLWLLENKIDIELENSLKESAIFYAIYSKDIKLLETLIDFGANLNHLNIKNRTVLQESIHNANKKIVRFLIQKINSFTNCDINGNNVLFDAIISGNINIIKKLVSLQKIDLNHKNIAGNTILHLENCYKNIDLALYLLNQGADPTIPNSKSISYLFFAVTKGLSAFNFIKRASELGFNLNQKNSENKNILMKAVEHFLQVIKTNQKESQSELIKELVHQNINVQSIDNNNETIFFNITRSFDRDLIHYLLNNLEKLNLNRQNIDGLTVLTILILNGIANMDLIKLYIEKGANLEFKNRDNVCVIEALINIILHLENEQNLELIYKENLNQNAQYKDILEALTKNYNLDFNRLNSKNEPLFFASLLNFNFSLFKIMRTKNLQINATDIDGNNIIFHLLEKDLRNRVENRRVLLNTIKNLVVAGVDIDAKNDKGITALEFAILNEKDDILKLLLDLRANTNLVDEKGRNIIHMTIFKDKEKYIKTVSQYNSIILDQADSFGTKPINYAAFMGKKSVVLELIDLGASINNSNKKSPNIIEFLKRYHKNILNLTLGVDDLNSRSNLNKLAENMILEFEIGISKE, from the coding sequence ATGATAGGACTTTTAAAAAGCAAAAAATACTCAAAAGATAACTTAATAAAAGAGCTTTTAAATCCTCTTTTAAATATAGAAAATTTGAATAAAATTTATAATAACTCAAAAATAGATCTTAATTCTTTATTAATAAAAGATGAACCTATATTACTTAGTTGTTGTAAAAAAGATTTATATAGCTCGTGCCTATGGTTACTAGAAAATAAAATAGATATTGAATTAGAAAATAGCTTAAAAGAGAGTGCAATTTTTTATGCAATATATTCAAAAGATATTAAACTTCTTGAAACTTTAATAGATTTTGGAGCCAACTTAAACCACTTAAATATTAAAAATAGAACAGTTCTTCAAGAGTCAATTCATAATGCAAATAAAAAAATAGTAAGATTCTTAATACAAAAGATAAACTCTTTTACAAACTGTGATATTAATGGAAACAATGTACTTTTTGATGCAATAATTAGTGGAAATATTAATATTATAAAAAAATTGGTATCTTTGCAAAAAATTGATTTAAACCACAAAAATATAGCTGGAAATACTATATTGCATCTTGAAAACTGCTATAAGAATATAGATTTGGCTCTTTATTTATTAAATCAAGGAGCTGACCCAACAATTCCTAATAGTAAATCTATTAGCTATTTGTTTTTTGCTGTTACAAAAGGTTTGAGTGCTTTTAATTTTATAAAAAGAGCTAGTGAATTAGGGTTTAATTTAAATCAAAAAAATAGCGAAAATAAAAATATTTTAATGAAAGCAGTTGAACACTTTTTACAAGTTATAAAAACAAATCAAAAAGAGAGCCAATCTGAACTAATAAAAGAGTTAGTACATCAAAATATAAATGTACAGTCTATTGATAACAATAATGAAACAATATTTTTTAATATTACAAGAAGTTTTGATAGAGATTTAATACATTATTTGTTAAATAATTTAGAAAAGCTAAATTTAAATAGGCAAAATATAGATGGTTTGACAGTTTTAACTATTCTAATTTTAAATGGAATTGCAAATATGGATTTAATCAAGCTATATATTGAAAAAGGTGCAAATTTAGAGTTTAAAAATAGAGATAATGTTTGTGTGATTGAAGCTCTTATAAATATTATATTACATTTAGAAAATGAGCAGAACTTAGAGTTGATTTACAAAGAAAATTTAAATCAAAATGCCCAATACAAAGATATATTAGAAGCCTTAACAAAGAATTATAATCTTGATTTTAACAGATTAAATTCAAAGAATGAACCACTATTTTTTGCTAGTTTATTAAATTTCAACTTCTCATTATTTAAGATTATGCGAACTAAAAATCTACAAATTAATGCAACTGATATAGATGGAAATAATATTATTTTTCATCTTTTAGAAAAAGATTTAAGAAATAGAGTTGAAAATCGAAGAGTTTTACTAAATACTATAAAAAATTTAGTTGTTGCTGGAGTTGATATAGATGCCAAAAATGATAAGGGTATTACAGCTTTGGAGTTTGCTATTTTAAATGAAAAAGATGATATTTTAAAACTTCTTTTGGATTTAAGAGCTAATACTAATTTAGTAGATGAAAAAGGTAGAAATATTATTCATATGACAATTTTCAAAGATAAAGAAAAGTATATAAAAACTGTATCTCAATATAATAGTATAATTTTAGATCAAGCAGATAGTTTTGGTACAAAACCAATAAACTATGCTGCTTTTATGGGCAAAAAGAGTGTTGTTTTAGAACTTATTGATTTGGGTGCATCTATAAACAACTCAAACAAAAAGTCACCAAATATTATAGAGTTTTTAAAAAGATATCATAAAAATATTTTGAATTTAACTCTAGGAGTTGATGATTTAAATAGTAGGTCAAATTTAAATAAATTGGCAGAAAATATGATTTTAGAGTTTGAAATAGGTATATCAAAAGAGTAG
- a CDS encoding ankyrin repeat domain-containing protein translates to MCNNTLLGKRLDLSKTIDIFNNLIKNDEWETLIRLFSLNILDINYRDCKGRNILYFAILNKKYEYIKTLFDLRVSHNVNYHLNALNFAVCLDDTKALDILLKCGLDIDIQDEIGTSALIYSILYNKKKCKDFLLLNGANIELEDFMGNCARDLLKSKE, encoded by the coding sequence TTGTGCAATAACACTCTTTTGGGGAAAAGACTTGATTTGAGTAAAACTATCGATATTTTTAACAATTTAATAAAGAATGATGAATGGGAAACTTTGATTAGATTGTTTAGTTTAAATATTTTAGATATAAATTATAGAGATTGCAAGGGAAGAAATATTTTGTATTTTGCAATATTAAATAAAAAGTATGAGTACATTAAAACTCTTTTTGATTTAAGAGTTAGTCATAATGTAAATTATCATTTAAATGCACTTAATTTTGCTGTTTGTTTAGATGATACTAAAGCTTTAGATATACTTTTAAAATGCGGTTTAGATATTGATATTCAAGATGAAATAGGCACTTCTGCCCTAATCTACTCTATTTTATATAATAAGAAAAAGTGTAAAGATTTTTTACTATTAAATGGTGCAAATATTGAACTAGAAGATTTTATGGGAAATTGTGCAAGAGATTTATTAAAATCAAAAGAGTAG
- a CDS encoding arsenic transporter, with product MILSSTIFLITLIFVIWQPKGLQIGTSAIIGAFIALIFGVVSFSDVLDVTSIVWDATLAFIGIIILSLVLDEIGFFEWAALQMAKFSNGSGIKMFIYSILLGAFVSALFANDGAALILTPILLAKMRVLNLNLKTIVAFLLAGGFISDSASLPFVFSNLTNIVTANYFNIGFAKYLFDMITPFIVSIAISTLFLWIILRKDIPKSVDITLLKEPKSVIKNLKLFYFSWFFLTLLLVSYFIGDIFNLPISIFALGGAIVFLLIATVVKTVEPKKIIKDAPWQVVWFSIGLYIVVYGLKNAGLTEYLNTILKLLSQQNDTVAVLGTGFIAAFLSAIMNNMPTIMIMDIALKDIGNEAMIYANIIGCNLGPKMTPFGSLATLLWLYVLAQKGVKISFAQYSKFGLIITPPVLFIVLLTL from the coding sequence ATGATCCTCTCAAGTACAATTTTTCTAATAACTCTTATATTTGTAATTTGGCAACCAAAAGGTTTGCAAATAGGAACTAGTGCAATTATAGGTGCATTTATAGCTTTAATTTTTGGAGTTGTAAGTTTTAGTGATGTTTTAGATGTTACTTCTATTGTTTGGGATGCAACTTTAGCATTTATTGGAATTATTATTTTGTCTCTTGTTTTAGATGAGATAGGGTTTTTTGAATGGGCAGCCTTACAAATGGCAAAATTCTCAAATGGAAGTGGCATAAAAATGTTTATCTACTCAATTTTATTAGGTGCTTTTGTCTCAGCACTTTTTGCAAATGATGGAGCAGCACTTATTTTAACTCCAATACTTTTAGCAAAAATGAGAGTATTAAACTTAAACCTTAAAACAATAGTTGCTTTTTTACTTGCTGGTGGATTTATAAGTGATAGCGCTTCACTACCATTTGTATTTTCAAATCTTACAAATATAGTAACAGCAAACTATTTTAATATTGGATTTGCAAAATATCTCTTTGATATGATTACTCCTTTTATTGTAAGTATTGCTATATCTACACTCTTTTTATGGATTATTTTGCGAAAAGATATACCAAAAAGTGTAGATATAACTTTGTTAAAAGAGCCAAAATCTGTTATTAAGAATCTAAAACTATTTTATTTCTCTTGGTTTTTCTTAACTCTTCTACTAGTTTCCTATTTTATAGGAGATATCTTTAATCTACCAATCTCTATATTTGCCTTAGGTGGAGCAATAGTTTTTTTACTAATTGCAACAGTAGTAAAAACCGTTGAGCCAAAAAAGATAATAAAAGATGCTCCATGGCAAGTTGTTTGGTTTAGTATTGGACTTTATATTGTTGTGTATGGATTGAAAAACGCAGGACTCACAGAGTATTTAAACACTATTTTAAAACTTTTATCTCAACAAAATGATACAGTTGCAGTTTTAGGAACAGGTTTTATAGCGGCATTTCTAAGTGCTATAATGAATAATATGCCAACAATTATGATAATGGATATAGCTTTAAAAGATATAGGAAATGAGGCTATGATATATGCAAATATTATTGGTTGTAATTTAGGACCAAAAATGACACCATTTGGAAGTTTAGCAACTTTATTATGGCTTTATGTTTTAGCACAAAAAGGGGTAAAAATATCTTTTGCTCAATATAGTAAATTTGGATTAATTATTACTCCACCAGTTTTATTTATTGTATTATTAACTCTATAA
- a CDS encoding ArsR/SmtB family transcription factor, with translation MQDFLQLSGAINDETRVRLLNFIDKNGEVCVCDIESSFLMIQSRVSRHLKILRDSGFLTVERRGKWAYYSINSKIDEFKKLILKEINSLNMDTPILIKAC, from the coding sequence ATGCAAGATTTTTTACAATTAAGTGGAGCAATAAATGATGAAACAAGAGTTAGATTACTAAACTTTATAGATAAAAATGGAGAAGTTTGTGTTTGTGATATAGAAAGCTCATTTCTTATGATTCAATCAAGAGTTTCAAGACACTTAAAAATTTTAAGAGATAGTGGATTTTTAACTGTAGAAAGAAGGGGTAAATGGGCATATTATAGTATTAATAGCAAAATAGATGAATTTAAAAAATTAATATTAAAAGAGATTAATAGTTTAAATATGGATACTCCAATACTTATTAAAGCTTGTTAA
- a CDS encoding thioredoxin family protein, whose protein sequence is MKIEILGTGCAKCKNLEENTKKAVAKLDGFYEIEKVEDIVEIMNYNVISTPALVIDKVVKSTGKVLTIDEIIELIKG, encoded by the coding sequence ATGAAAATAGAGATATTAGGTACAGGGTGTGCAAAGTGCAAAAATCTTGAAGAGAACACAAAAAAAGCGGTTGCAAAACTAGATGGGTTTTATGAGATTGAAAAAGTTGAAGATATAGTTGAAATTATGAATTACAATGTAATTAGCACTCCAGCACTTGTAATTGATAAAGTTGTAAAATCTACTGGAAAGGTTTTAACTATTGATGAAATTATTGAGTTGATTAAAGGATAA